A region from the Acyrthosiphon pisum isolate AL4f chromosome A1, pea_aphid_22Mar2018_4r6ur, whole genome shotgun sequence genome encodes:
- the LOC100163731 gene encoding uncharacterized protein LOC100163731, whose product MDKILDKNDEENLKRGQALLNHLEEIQYSYFSGRPEWIPLQKNDLKLFLAYIYYGYPSPSNAIAENNYEEEISSEELFKLYKNEIKKKILDMCELIEEKYINPSFFSNIEVGITMVHSICKKKCDTCQHFPKKDIHKWFLFRLKLISNKCIFIDLHNSRTYTGWDEYMENNNLPEGYMFYPNSGFYDASKTLYQTITPASKTTETVFKTADIASYILNGVGGVIYTCSSFFLLGTPIGTGLAVTGAVLTTVCSSYQFSRHVQQLIDMFKHDVNKFGTNAWKRWIGLSISAIGVIMAPFQAIAAITSEVNSAIQSTGRALTIFGKTACVTQCTLVVFHAALDFIDNNFKITWESVIKLRLEVFVVTGVLMAPSYITDILKVRIDMCSIKVIYIFK is encoded by the exons ATGGATAAAATTCTTgacaaaaatgatgaagaaaaccttaaa agagGACAAGCATTATTGAATCATTTAGAAGaaatacaatattcttatttcagCGGACGTCCAGAATGGATACCTTTACAAAAGAATgatctgaaattatttttagcatACATATATTACGGCTATCCGTCTCCTAGTAATGCAATTGCTGAAAACAATTATGAAGAAGAGATTAGTTCTGaagaattatttaagttatataaaaatgaaattaaaaagaaaattttagataTGTGTGAATTAATagaggaaaaatatattaatcctagtttttttagtaatattgaaGTGGGTATAACTATGGTACATAGTATTTGCAAAAAAAAGTGCGATACCTGCCAACATTTTCCTAAAAAAGATATACACAAATGGTTTTTATTCAGATTAAAACTGATCAgcaataaatgcatttttattgatttacataACAGTAGAACATACACTGGCTGGGATGAatatatggaaaataataatcttcCTGAAGGATATATGTTCTATCCTAATTCGGGGTTTTATGATGCTTCAAAAACATTGTATCAAACTATAACACCGGCTTCCAAAACAACTGAAACAGTTTTCAAAACAGCTGACATAGCTTCATACATATTAAATGGTGTTGGCGGTGTAATATATACCTGtagttctttttttcttttgggaACACCTATTGGTACTGGATTAGCAGTAACGGGAGCTGTATTAACAACAGTTTGTTCTTCGTATCAATTTAGTAGACATGTTCAGCAACTAATTGACATGTTTAAACATGATGTTAATAAATTCGGCACAAATGCCTGGAAAAGATGGATTGGTTTATCGATTTCCGCAATTGGTGTTATTATGGCACCATTTCAAGCAATTGCTGCAATAACGTCCGAGGTGAATTCAGCTATTCAATCAACTGGAAGGGCTCTTACTATTTTTGGAAAAACTGCTTGTGTTACTCAATGTACATTGGTAGTCTTCCACGCTGCTCTGGATTTCatagataacaattttaaaataacatgggAAAGTGTGATAAAACTACGTTTAGAAGTGTTCGTTGTTACAGGAGTATTAATGGCTCCAAGTTACATAACAGATATTTTAAAGGTACGTATTGACATGTGTTCTATCAAAGtaatctacatttttaaatag